A stretch of Myxococcus hansupus DNA encodes these proteins:
- a CDS encoding M16 family metallopeptidase, translating into MKALVTAALLSSGLPALAQTPQEAKPLEPGREALAIPYEKYALPNGLEVILSVDRKLPVVAVNIWYHVGAYHEQPGRTGFAHLFEHMMFQGSRNVADDVHISKLEQLGATDLNGTTSFDRTNYFETVPSNHLETALWLESDRMGFLLDAITPQSLETQREVVKNERRESTETAPYGAAREKAWHALFPLPHPYHGDVIGSMKDLNAATVDDVKDFFRKWYAPSNATLAIVGDFDVAKTKALVEKYFGTLPSHARPQRPEVAPVNLTAPVVLREEERVARLPLLSIQWLTPAYLEEGDATADVLATALSTGKASRLYRRLVLEKELAQSVSASQQSQGAQSVFSVDVVARPGVSTDTLLQEVDAVLDEVRRDGVTREEIARARTRYDTRTLAGLQSVGGFGGKADVLQSYNHFVGEPNYVAQDLARYEAVTPEAVKKFAQDTLRPGARVILHAVPPARRQAPLDSKERH; encoded by the coding sequence ATGAAGGCCCTCGTCACCGCGGCCCTGCTGTCCAGCGGGCTCCCGGCGCTTGCGCAGACACCCCAGGAGGCGAAGCCGCTGGAGCCCGGCCGTGAGGCGCTCGCCATTCCGTATGAGAAGTACGCGCTGCCCAACGGCCTGGAGGTCATCCTCTCCGTGGACCGGAAGCTGCCGGTGGTGGCCGTCAACATCTGGTACCACGTGGGCGCGTACCACGAGCAGCCCGGCCGCACCGGCTTCGCGCACCTCTTCGAGCACATGATGTTCCAGGGCTCGCGCAACGTGGCCGACGACGTGCACATCTCCAAGCTGGAGCAGCTCGGCGCCACCGACCTCAACGGCACCACCAGCTTCGACCGCACCAACTACTTCGAGACGGTCCCCAGCAACCACCTGGAGACGGCGCTCTGGTTGGAGAGCGACCGCATGGGCTTCCTGCTCGATGCCATCACCCCCCAAAGCCTGGAGACCCAGCGCGAGGTGGTGAAGAACGAGCGCCGCGAGTCCACCGAGACGGCTCCGTATGGCGCCGCCCGCGAGAAGGCCTGGCACGCGCTCTTCCCGCTGCCGCACCCGTACCACGGGGATGTCATCGGCTCGATGAAGGACCTGAACGCGGCCACCGTGGACGACGTGAAGGACTTCTTCCGCAAGTGGTACGCGCCGTCCAACGCCACGCTGGCCATCGTCGGTGACTTCGACGTGGCGAAGACGAAGGCGCTGGTGGAGAAGTACTTCGGCACGCTGCCCAGCCACGCCCGGCCGCAGCGGCCGGAGGTCGCGCCGGTGAACCTCACCGCGCCCGTGGTGCTCCGCGAAGAGGAGCGCGTGGCCCGGCTGCCGCTCTTGTCCATCCAGTGGCTCACGCCCGCGTACCTGGAGGAAGGCGACGCCACCGCGGACGTGCTGGCCACGGCGCTGTCCACCGGCAAGGCGAGCCGTCTGTACCGCCGGCTGGTGCTGGAGAAGGAGCTGGCCCAGAGCGTCAGCGCCTCGCAGCAGAGCCAGGGCGCGCAGTCCGTCTTCAGCGTGGACGTGGTGGCCCGGCCCGGTGTGTCCACGGACACGCTGCTCCAGGAGGTGGACGCGGTGCTGGACGAGGTCCGCCGCGACGGCGTCACGCGGGAGGAGATTGCCCGCGCCCGCACCCGCTACGACACGCGCACGCTGGCGGGCCTCCAGTCCGTGGGCGGCTTCGGCGGCAAGGCGGACGTGCTGCAGAGCTACAACCACTTCGTCGGCGAGCCCAACTACGTGGCCCAGGACCTGGCCCGTTATGAGGCGGTGACGCCGGAAGCCGTGAAGAAGTTCGCCCAGGACACGCTGCGCCCCGGGGCGCGCGTCATCCTCCACGCGGTGCCGCCCGCACGTCGGCAGGCGCCCCTCGACTCGAAGGAGCGCCACTGA
- a CDS encoding DUF2267 domain-containing protein: MSTEVSSGALPLCAFHPEASAGATCLRCGSFVCTPCTTWVMGRMYCPPCAARPEVNYLEAFRLRLWGRRDAGAWMVGLGTVMLGGLAVTAVAVGDFATGLVLLASVGVGTAFFLGKPWARLALLATPLVGMLLTAPSLGPAALLFFVPFAIALNFFRDTRSRLFFRLDVPERELHRLWNREVNNPLAKHALSLGVSSLFLPVISPMLFLFSASKLMSLAFAPMGMLAVVLGLVALWRVDLKARPPIGRRWEALGGWVWGCSHWGSGARSTCLACWSCSASRRTEDGRLFARSGGRFQRMACFPPRGPSTRGAKGAWGSGGVHAQGRPKPDTEEATVMANIREEQGAAGERQGATPSIQEQRSEARATQTYVLFLKDLEANAGIVRELAEKAAQSVLCLLEQRLMDTEVKHLEAQLPRKVKDLLKRCPRHEGKVAKKFKLEQFLAMVAEELDTTPNEAERLARAVFTTVREHISEGEADDVMGQLPADLRALWVPEA, encoded by the coding sequence ATGTCCACCGAAGTCTCCTCCGGTGCCCTGCCCCTGTGCGCCTTCCATCCGGAGGCGTCCGCGGGTGCCACCTGCCTGCGTTGTGGCAGCTTCGTCTGCACCCCCTGCACCACGTGGGTGATGGGGCGGATGTATTGCCCCCCCTGCGCGGCGCGTCCGGAGGTGAACTACCTGGAGGCCTTCCGGCTCCGGTTGTGGGGGCGGCGCGACGCGGGCGCGTGGATGGTGGGCCTGGGCACGGTGATGCTGGGAGGCCTGGCCGTCACGGCGGTGGCGGTCGGGGACTTCGCCACGGGGCTGGTCCTGCTGGCGAGTGTCGGCGTGGGCACGGCGTTCTTCCTGGGGAAGCCCTGGGCGCGCCTCGCCCTGCTCGCCACGCCTCTGGTGGGAATGCTGCTCACCGCGCCGTCGCTGGGGCCGGCCGCGCTGCTGTTCTTCGTGCCCTTCGCCATCGCGCTGAACTTCTTCCGCGACACCCGCAGCCGGCTCTTCTTCCGCTTGGACGTCCCGGAGCGGGAGCTGCACCGGCTGTGGAACCGGGAGGTCAACAACCCGCTCGCCAAGCATGCCCTGTCGCTGGGCGTGAGCTCGCTGTTCCTGCCCGTGATTTCACCGATGTTGTTCCTCTTCAGTGCGTCGAAGCTGATGTCGCTGGCGTTCGCCCCCATGGGGATGCTCGCGGTGGTCCTGGGCCTGGTGGCGTTGTGGCGCGTGGACCTGAAAGCACGGCCCCCCATTGGCCGCCGCTGGGAGGCGCTCGGGGGATGGGTTTGGGGCTGCTCTCATTGGGGTTCTGGGGCTCGTTCTACGTGCCTCGCTTGCTGGAGTTGCTCGGCATCGCGTCGGACTGAGGACGGGCGTTTGTTCGCCCGAAGCGGTGGGCGCTTTCAGCGCATGGCTTGCTTCCCGCCCCGGGGCCCCAGCACGCGGGGGGCGAAGGGTGCCTGGGGGAGCGGGGGTGTCCACGCTCAGGGGAGACCCAAGCCCGACACCGAGGAGGCCACCGTCATGGCGAACATACGTGAGGAACAGGGAGCGGCAGGGGAGCGCCAGGGCGCTACGCCCAGCATCCAGGAGCAGCGCAGTGAGGCTCGCGCGACGCAGACCTACGTGCTCTTCCTGAAGGACCTCGAAGCGAACGCGGGCATCGTGCGCGAGCTCGCGGAGAAGGCCGCGCAGTCGGTGCTGTGCTTGTTGGAGCAGCGCCTCATGGACACCGAGGTGAAGCACCTGGAGGCCCAGCTCCCGCGCAAGGTGAAGGACTTGCTGAAGCGCTGTCCCCGGCACGAGGGCAAGGTGGCCAAGAAGTTCAAGCTGGAGCAGTTCCTCGCCATGGTGGCCGAGGAGCTCGACACCACGCCCAACGAGGCCGAGCGACTGGCGCGCGCCGTCTTCACCACGGTGCGTGAGCACATCAGCGAGGGCGAGGCGGACGACGTCATGGGACAGCTCCCCGCCGACCTGCGCGCGCTGTGGGTGCCGGAGGCCTGA
- a CDS encoding MXAN_5453 family MXYO-CTERM-anchored protein, whose amino-acid sequence MAVAERKWSARAFWPRGRALALGVLTLATPAWAQLPDYHLELQVRTNLLGNASGAYNVGPGNLLSGSYQIPISADGQIAFRLAITPEGRSAVWWGHGGMGSRIYLLPQLGEDARTGDPGVNSQGDIAFAVTWASPATQNGIYLLNVASPEQVRIIRGPPGASDWSSLWLNEAGQIGFRATYSGVGRAYAIANERPDGTFSTTIVAAEQTVDPGSPYQFLYSPTLNDLGQMAGVGDVATASSEFFQDLRIFEPDGMSSRLIAQSRGRDATSPVYRFASVAPALNNMGQVAFLGTARNAQSGNVTTLWLWDGAALRVLAQDGVGDIRTLEFFAPDINDTGWVVFRAIDSANMRAVWVSDGQSLKRVATEHDIVSSDLGPARIDQETPSNPVFGGLVSINGRGEISLAAGLAPPDNDQVEWGTAVFIARPVVPQQDGGTGGPDGGPGPGVDGGVDGGPGEPDSGVDGGPGPGVDGGPGEPDSGVDGGPGPGVDGGVDGGPGEPDSGVDGGPGPGVDGGVDGGPGEPDSGVDGGPGPGVDGGPGEPDSGVDGGPGPGVDGGPGEPDAGVDGGPGPGVDGGSGDPDAGADGGPGPIVDGGAGEDPDAGTDPDAGSGEDPDAGPGTENDAGPGEEPGADAGSGEEPQSDAGADAGPGQPQDSGTSPPPPPADSGCGCQSSSPSAALPWMLVGLMRAVIGRRRKAE is encoded by the coding sequence ATGGCGGTCGCGGAACGGAAGTGGAGTGCGCGGGCATTCTGGCCCCGAGGCAGGGCGCTGGCGCTGGGGGTGCTCACGCTGGCCACGCCCGCGTGGGCGCAGTTGCCCGACTACCACCTGGAGCTCCAGGTGCGGACGAACCTGCTGGGGAACGCGTCCGGCGCGTACAACGTGGGGCCGGGCAACCTGCTCTCGGGCAGCTACCAGATTCCCATCAGCGCGGATGGGCAGATTGCCTTCCGGCTGGCCATCACCCCCGAGGGGCGCTCCGCCGTGTGGTGGGGGCACGGTGGCATGGGGAGCCGCATCTACCTGCTGCCCCAGTTGGGTGAGGATGCCCGGACGGGGGACCCGGGGGTGAATTCGCAGGGGGACATCGCGTTCGCGGTGACGTGGGCTTCGCCGGCGACCCAGAACGGCATCTACCTGTTGAACGTCGCCTCGCCGGAGCAGGTGCGCATCATCCGGGGGCCTCCGGGGGCCTCGGATTGGAGCAGCCTGTGGCTCAACGAGGCGGGGCAGATTGGCTTCCGGGCCACGTACAGCGGCGTGGGCCGGGCCTACGCCATCGCGAACGAGCGGCCGGATGGCACCTTCTCGACGACCATCGTGGCCGCTGAGCAGACGGTGGACCCCGGCAGCCCCTACCAGTTCCTGTACTCGCCGACGCTGAACGACCTGGGACAGATGGCGGGCGTGGGCGATGTCGCGACGGCGTCGTCGGAGTTCTTCCAGGACCTGCGCATCTTCGAGCCGGATGGGATGTCGTCACGGCTCATCGCGCAGTCTCGGGGGCGTGACGCGACGTCACCGGTGTACCGCTTCGCGTCGGTGGCGCCCGCGCTGAACAACATGGGGCAGGTGGCGTTCCTGGGGACGGCTCGCAACGCCCAGAGTGGCAACGTCACCACGCTGTGGCTCTGGGATGGGGCCGCGCTGCGCGTGCTCGCGCAGGACGGCGTGGGCGACATCCGGACGTTGGAGTTCTTCGCGCCCGATATCAACGACACCGGCTGGGTGGTCTTCCGCGCCATTGACTCCGCGAACATGCGAGCGGTGTGGGTGAGCGATGGACAGTCGCTGAAGCGCGTGGCGACCGAGCACGACATCGTGTCCTCGGATTTGGGGCCGGCGCGCATCGACCAGGAGACGCCGTCGAACCCGGTGTTCGGGGGTCTGGTCAGCATCAACGGGCGGGGAGAAATCTCGCTGGCCGCGGGCCTGGCACCGCCGGACAACGACCAGGTGGAGTGGGGCACCGCCGTGTTCATCGCGCGGCCGGTTGTTCCGCAGCAGGACGGTGGTACTGGGGGCCCGGATGGGGGTCCCGGTCCGGGTGTGGATGGTGGCGTGGATGGCGGTCCGGGGGAGCCTGATTCCGGCGTGGACGGTGGGCCTGGGCCCGGCGTGGATGGCGGGCCGGGGGAGCCTGATTCCGGCGTGGACGGTGGTCCCGGTCCTGGCGTCGATGGCGGCGTGGATGGTGGTCCTGGTGAGCCGGACTCGGGCGTGGACGGTGGTCCCGGCCCGGGCGTCGATGGCGGTGTAGATGGCGGTCCTGGTGAGCCGGACTCGGGCGTGGACGGTGGTCCTGGGCCCGGCGTGGACGGTGGTCCGGGCGAGCCTGACTCCGGCGTGGACGGTGGGCCCGGCCCGGGCGTCGACGGTGGGCCGGGTGAGCCGGACGCAGGTGTCGACGGTGGTCCTGGGCCCGGCGTCGATGGTGGCTCGGGTGATCCGGATGCCGGCGCCGACGGTGGTCCCGGCCCTATCGTCGACGGTGGTGCCGGTGAGGATCCGGATGCGGGAACGGATCCGGATGCAGGTTCGGGTGAAGATCCAGATGCAGGTCCTGGAACAGAGAACGACGCGGGTCCGGGTGAAGAGCCGGGCGCGGACGCCGGCTCCGGGGAGGAGCCGCAGTCCGACGCTGGCGCGGACGCTGGTCCCGGCCAGCCTCAGGACTCGGGAACCTCGCCGCCGCCGCCTCCCGCCGACAGCGGTTGTGGTTGCCAGTCCTCGTCTCCTTCGGCCGCACTGCCTTGGATGCTCGTGGGCCTGATGCGAGCCGTCATCGGCCGCCGCCGTAAGGCGGAGTAG
- a CDS encoding M16 family metallopeptidase — translation MRRLFSALLVTLLTACASTPKPAADSPALGEKATPPDAAPDAESFRAKPPEPGKAPDLVLPTFQSAKLENGLTVLVSTRRELPLVFAGVAFSSGSAQDPKGKEGLAELSYRMLLEGAGKRDTVVLDNAFADLGVSPGMDVQADGAQVGVRVLTRNLDSAMSLLSDVVLRPTFNAQAFDRRKKQQLADLVRALGQPGVLAQLAYLEAVFGLDHPYGHLSDGMPASVQTLTLADVRGYYQKHVGPGAAAIILTGDISLDEGVALARKYFGGWKGKATPPAPPKATQASPRQQVYVVPKPGLDQTLVLVGRAGIASGNPDEYALDLATTVFGGFFGSRLNMNLRENKGYSYGAGASLSPRLGVGPLTAYSSVRQDVTGPALQEVMNELSGLKTKPISQEELAAAREGLIRAFPGAFESVEGLGASAAALYITRRPLDEFNRTVEGLRDASAEDVQRKAEQYLDPASMQIVLVGDPATIQEQVTPLGLGKLVPVEPDEAPAAKPGTPRAAK, via the coding sequence ATGCGCCGCCTCTTCTCCGCACTGCTCGTCACCCTGCTGACCGCCTGCGCCAGCACCCCGAAGCCCGCGGCGGACTCGCCCGCGCTGGGTGAGAAGGCCACGCCGCCCGACGCCGCGCCGGACGCCGAGTCCTTCCGCGCCAAGCCCCCCGAGCCCGGCAAGGCTCCCGACCTGGTGCTGCCCACCTTCCAGAGCGCGAAGCTGGAGAACGGCCTCACGGTGCTGGTGAGCACCCGGCGCGAGCTGCCGCTGGTGTTCGCGGGCGTGGCCTTCTCCTCGGGCAGCGCGCAGGACCCCAAGGGCAAGGAAGGCCTCGCCGAGCTGTCCTACCGCATGCTGCTGGAAGGCGCGGGCAAGCGGGACACGGTGGTGCTGGACAACGCCTTCGCCGACCTGGGCGTGTCTCCTGGCATGGACGTGCAGGCGGACGGCGCGCAGGTGGGCGTGCGGGTGCTGACGCGCAACCTGGACAGCGCGATGTCGCTGCTGTCGGACGTGGTGCTGCGGCCCACGTTCAACGCGCAGGCCTTCGACCGCCGCAAGAAGCAGCAGCTCGCGGACCTGGTGCGCGCGCTGGGCCAGCCGGGGGTGCTCGCGCAGTTGGCGTACCTGGAGGCGGTCTTCGGGCTCGACCATCCCTATGGGCACCTGTCCGACGGCATGCCCGCGTCGGTGCAGACGCTCACGCTGGCGGACGTGCGCGGCTACTACCAGAAGCACGTGGGCCCTGGCGCCGCGGCCATCATCCTCACGGGAGACATCTCCCTGGACGAGGGCGTGGCCCTGGCGAGGAAGTACTTCGGTGGATGGAAGGGCAAGGCCACGCCGCCCGCGCCGCCCAAGGCCACCCAGGCGTCACCGCGTCAGCAGGTGTACGTGGTGCCCAAGCCGGGCCTGGACCAGACGCTGGTGCTGGTGGGCCGCGCGGGCATCGCCTCGGGGAACCCGGACGAGTACGCGCTGGACCTGGCCACCACCGTGTTCGGCGGCTTCTTCGGCAGCCGGCTCAACATGAACCTGCGTGAGAACAAGGGCTACAGCTACGGCGCGGGCGCCAGCCTGTCTCCGCGCCTGGGTGTGGGTCCGCTCACCGCGTACAGCTCCGTGCGCCAGGACGTGACGGGCCCGGCGCTCCAGGAAGTGATGAACGAGCTGAGCGGGCTCAAGACGAAGCCCATCTCGCAGGAGGAACTGGCGGCCGCGCGCGAGGGCCTCATCCGCGCCTTCCCGGGCGCCTTCGAGTCGGTGGAGGGCCTGGGCGCCAGCGCCGCTGCGCTCTACATCACCCGGCGGCCGCTGGACGAGTTCAACCGCACGGTGGAGGGCCTGCGTGACGCCAGCGCCGAGGACGTCCAGCGCAAGGCGGAGCAGTACCTGGACCCCGCGTCGATGCAGATTGTGCTCGTGGGAGACCCGGCGACGATTCAGGAGCAGGTGACGCCGCTCGGTCTGGGCAAGCTGGTGCCCGTGGAGCCGGATGAGGCACCGGCCGCGAAGCCGGGCACGCCTCGCGCGGCGAAGTAG